A segment of the Leptolyngbya sp. NIES-3755 genome:
TCTACAACGTCGAGCAGTACATCGCCAAAACAATCCGCTCTGTGCTGGCTCAAACTTATCCAACATTTGAATTGATTATTGTTGATGATGAATCGCCCGATCGTAGTATCGAAATCTGTAAACAATTTAATGATCCCCGCATCCGAATTGTTCATCAAAAGAATCGCGGTCTAGCAGGTGCAAGAAACACTGGAATTCGTCAGGCTCAAGGCGATTACATTGCACTGCTCGATAGTGATGATCTGTGGTTGCCGACTAAGTTAGAGCAACACGTTAAACATTTGGAACAATCGCCTGAAGTTGGAATTAGCTTTAGTCGATCGGCGTTTATTGATGAAGCAGATCAGCCTTTAGGTGTCTATCAAATGCCAAAGCTGAAAGACATTACTGGATCACATTTGCTCTGTCGAAATCCGATTGGAAATGGCTCTGCGCCTGTGATTCGGCGGGAAGTTTTGGACGCGATCGCATTTTCCGATACTCTCTATGGCACTGAAGAAACGTTCTACTTCGATGATCACTTTAGGCAGTCCGAAGATATCGAGTGCTGGATTCGGGTTGTCCTTCAGACTGATTGGAAAATCGAAGGGATTCCTGATGCACTCACGCTCTATCGAGTTAACACCGAAAGCCTTTCTGCCAATGTGATGAAACAACTAGCATCGTGGGAACAAGTCGTCGAAAAAACTCGGACTTATGCTCCAGAGGTCGTCGCTCGATGGGAAAACACAGCACGTGCCTATCAACTTCGGTATCTATCTCGTCGCTGTGTCCGAATGCAGGATGGAGCCATGGCAGTGAAATTATTTCATCGATCGCTGTTCACGAACTGGAAAATTATTACTGAAGAACCGCGCAGAACCTTGATCACTGGAGCCGCTGCCTATTTACTGTGGGCATTACCAAAACCGCTGTATCACTGGAGCGAACACCTTGCGCTTAAAGTGACTGGAGCAAGTCAAAAGCGTCGGATTCAGAGCGAACAACTATCTGGAGCATCCGCATGAAGGTATTGCTCGTGTGTTCATCGGGAGGACATTTCAAAGCACTGTATCAGTTACGTCCTTATTGG
Coding sequences within it:
- a CDS encoding glycosyl transferase family 2 (similar to AA sequence:cyanobase_aa:PCC7424_4579), with translation MKKVSVILPVYNVEQYIAKTIRSVLAQTYPTFELIIVDDESPDRSIEICKQFNDPRIRIVHQKNRGLAGARNTGIRQAQGDYIALLDSDDLWLPTKLEQHVKHLEQSPEVGISFSRSAFIDEADQPLGVYQMPKLKDITGSHLLCRNPIGNGSAPVIRREVLDAIAFSDTLYGTEETFYFDDHFRQSEDIECWIRVVLQTDWKIEGIPDALTLYRVNTESLSANVMKQLASWEQVVEKTRTYAPEVVARWENTARAYQLRYLSRRCVRMQDGAMAVKLFHRSLFTNWKIITEEPRRTLITGAAAYLLWALPKPLYHWSEHLALKVTGASQKRRIQSEQLSGASA